The following proteins are encoded in a genomic region of Spirosoma sp. SC4-14:
- a CDS encoding terminase small subunit — MAAPINNKYGLGNHNAGRPPLYEDPEAFTNKILEYFTYCEGESTVEKKTVRRRRKGEDGKTKMVEVEEEVTVWIRQPERPTWTKLALYLGFESRQSLTDYAKKEAFSYPIKRALLVIESLYEDGLWSSSPAGVIFALKNLGWVDKSEIEHKGNVGGNYSDKSDDELRAELAKLKKRKGK; from the coding sequence ATGGCAGCACCAATTAATAACAAGTACGGTCTTGGTAACCATAATGCTGGCAGGCCCCCGCTTTACGAAGACCCGGAAGCTTTCACAAATAAGATCCTAGAGTACTTCACTTATTGTGAGGGCGAATCGACCGTTGAAAAAAAGACCGTCAGGCGTAGGCGTAAAGGCGAAGACGGTAAAACGAAAATGGTCGAGGTTGAAGAAGAGGTGACCGTATGGATCAGACAACCCGAGCGGCCGACCTGGACTAAACTTGCTTTGTATTTGGGTTTCGAGTCACGACAATCATTGACCGATTACGCCAAGAAGGAAGCATTTTCTTACCCGATAAAAAGGGCCTTACTTGTTATTGAAAGTTTGTACGAAGATGGGCTTTGGAGTTCGTCACCGGCTGGTGTCATCTTCGCACTTAAAAATCTGGGTTGGGTTGATAAATCGGAGATTGAGCACAAAGGCAATGTCGGCGGTAACTACTCAGATAAGAGCGACGACGAACTTCGGGCTGAACTGGCTAAACTGAAAAAGCGTAAGGGGAAATGA
- a CDS encoding terminase large subunit encodes MIDIDELEDEELDIEIELRARELARRNYLDFVEYVKPKYQAEFFHRTTAEHLQQFEEGTIKKLMITMPPQHGKSELSTRNFPPYLLGKKPDRRIGVLSFSASKAHKFSREIQQVFDGGRYSAVFPKSRLAGSKDYGAKRTEQEFDIVGTGGSVKAVGRKGPLTGDPIDIAILDDLFKDSDEAKSPTVRESTWAWIVDVVETRFHNDSQILYVTTRWDEDDPAGRFLKRDGIYDAKRNPDGWVLLNFAALRTNAVLSYDPRSEGEALWPKRHSKHRLEKIKKDSKNTFNALYQGDPKPDSEIIIFSDWIEIDEFPSQFDDEFVGLDFGYTNDPTAATHIGIEGNSIYLDELFYETHLTNQDILDHYQATGLPTHLQVVCDHAEPKSIEELIRGYWKEGKEFVPGVNAIACIKGDGSIRAGISKLKTYTVYYTSRSVNLKNEVGKYAWKVFAGKITNDPIDDYNHALDGIRSAVFTLKTKPKGGTGKMKTYKAQTGRAW; translated from the coding sequence ATGATCGATATTGACGAGTTGGAAGACGAAGAACTCGACATTGAGATCGAACTTCGGGCCCGTGAACTGGCACGGCGTAATTACCTCGACTTTGTTGAGTACGTCAAGCCGAAGTACCAGGCTGAATTTTTTCATCGGACTACTGCTGAGCACCTGCAACAATTCGAAGAGGGTACGATTAAAAAGCTTATGATTACCATGCCACCCCAACATGGTAAGTCCGAACTGTCTACCCGTAACTTTCCACCCTACTTACTTGGCAAAAAGCCCGATCGCCGAATTGGTGTTCTTTCCTTCTCCGCGTCAAAGGCTCATAAGTTCTCCCGCGAAATCCAACAGGTGTTTGACGGCGGCCGGTATTCGGCCGTATTCCCAAAGTCCCGGCTTGCCGGTTCTAAAGACTATGGCGCCAAACGCACCGAACAAGAGTTCGATATCGTCGGCACGGGTGGTAGTGTTAAAGCCGTCGGACGAAAAGGACCGCTTACGGGTGACCCGATCGATATTGCCATTCTTGACGACCTGTTCAAAGACTCCGACGAAGCCAAGTCACCCACAGTCCGAGAGAGTACGTGGGCATGGATTGTTGATGTTGTCGAAACCCGGTTCCACAATGATAGTCAGATTTTGTATGTCACGACCCGATGGGACGAAGACGACCCGGCCGGTCGATTCCTCAAACGTGACGGCATATACGACGCAAAGCGCAATCCTGACGGTTGGGTACTGCTTAATTTCGCGGCTCTTCGGACCAATGCCGTATTGTCGTATGATCCCCGCTCAGAGGGTGAGGCTCTTTGGCCGAAGCGGCATAGTAAGCACCGGTTAGAAAAGATAAAGAAGGATAGCAAGAATACCTTCAACGCCCTGTATCAAGGTGATCCAAAGCCCGACAGTGAAATAATTATCTTTAGCGACTGGATTGAAATTGATGAGTTTCCGAGCCAGTTCGATGACGAGTTCGTCGGCCTCGACTTTGGTTATACCAACGACCCGACAGCCGCTACACATATTGGCATAGAGGGCAATTCGATTTATCTTGACGAGTTGTTCTATGAAACGCATTTGACCAATCAGGACATATTGGACCATTACCAGGCAACCGGCCTGCCAACCCATTTACAGGTGGTTTGCGACCATGCTGAACCGAAATCAATCGAAGAACTGATTCGGGGTTACTGGAAAGAGGGTAAAGAGTTCGTGCCCGGTGTCAATGCAATAGCCTGCATAAAAGGCGACGGATCGATACGGGCCGGTATATCCAAGCTGAAGACCTACACAGTTTACTACACGAGTCGTAGTGTCAACCTGAAAAACGAAGTAGGTAAATATGCCTGGAAAGTATTTGCTGGTAAGATCACGAACGACCCAATCGACGATTATAACCATGCCCTTGACGGTATTCGATCAGCCGTGTTTACACTGAAGACAAAACCCAAAGGCGGCACCGGCAAGATGAAGACCTATAAAGCGCAAACCGGCCGGGCCTGGTAA
- a CDS encoding putative Ig domain-containing protein, protein MIKLLSNLLQRAGIVKTESITGANSAARIGSILEDLSRIGASKFDAVAVYDTGQYAIYNGILAEVLTPTNPGESPDSAPAKWSLKLVIDPIQVTAGNKLPVAASALKTLVDQIQSNGGIPNASTTQRGAARQATDQEAALGANNDSYTTPKQLNDRLANFYSTYADAAIDKFAEDATDETLDAFMAAIIGSLSVQTLQLLCNRLASIGCNGANPQEPTLNLVIVNHYEEQLAAVSLPSKAAMDSNQCTNISGWVSGPDYPGVVRIVCDGLAVGYATATLERPDVRDALNELGANTTKTIFGFNWIKPATFMDGQEHTWQLFVGDSEVEATDYNVPQQKTCGEPSTPDPYVTYYKQSTVNSIEKGGAIKTVTLIEVLSDNSERPYSGTEIPSWSLADSPAGIVFTPNASTKSVDISATSAAEVDSFKLQCSLTLPQTIQVLSVGCTRPPSGLNTYQLSWHFVPDGGYARLYTTLDDACTTAGKRFDGTELGNLDPFTVQAANLNIGTEVFLGTGTSCEKAGDNIYYVLDNTGGNTVLKAIQVANGVIVAVKDSTYSTSQQNHPPTILSIIADKTVVEGEAFSFDLEPGSHFSDPDGDMLTYHMGYYTNIYQDALPSWANYSLSGVFSGTAPVAGEARDIVFRLMAFDGVLSNLIDFVVHVTPVSTPVVIDSLVLWAKEVNSNNAALTDFVFLYRGTFPEGTTFEDQWDEYYLENSETPEFTPGTSNPNTIGLPEGYQDYNVYMAYPGTNATNTIAAPHHIRMRKTGETDLLLDLTFDPDGMAVGDILTIYTAP, encoded by the coding sequence GTGATTAAATTACTGTCTAACCTACTCCAACGGGCCGGTATCGTTAAAACTGAATCGATAACTGGTGCTAACTCAGCAGCTCGAATTGGCTCGATACTCGAAGACCTTTCCAGAATTGGAGCCAGTAAGTTCGATGCAGTAGCAGTCTATGATACTGGCCAGTATGCTATCTATAATGGCATACTGGCTGAAGTATTAACGCCAACCAACCCCGGCGAAAGCCCTGATTCAGCACCGGCTAAGTGGTCGTTAAAGCTGGTTATCGATCCAATACAGGTCACCGCAGGCAATAAACTTCCGGTTGCAGCTTCGGCCCTAAAAACACTGGTTGATCAGATCCAATCCAATGGTGGAATCCCGAATGCTTCGACGACTCAACGCGGGGCCGCTCGACAAGCGACCGATCAGGAAGCTGCACTCGGAGCCAATAACGATTCGTACACCACACCAAAGCAGCTAAACGACCGACTCGCCAACTTTTATAGCACCTATGCCGATGCAGCCATTGACAAATTTGCGGAGGATGCGACTGATGAAACATTGGATGCATTCATGGCAGCGATCATTGGAAGCCTATCCGTTCAGACTCTACAATTACTATGCAATCGTCTTGCTAGTATTGGCTGCAATGGGGCGAACCCTCAGGAACCAACGCTTAATCTGGTCATCGTCAATCACTACGAAGAACAACTGGCGGCCGTCTCCTTACCTTCAAAAGCGGCTATGGACTCCAACCAATGTACCAATATTAGCGGTTGGGTTAGTGGTCCTGATTACCCAGGCGTTGTACGTATCGTCTGTGATGGTTTGGCTGTTGGCTATGCAACCGCGACCCTGGAACGTCCCGATGTGCGTGACGCACTGAACGAGCTGGGAGCGAACACCACTAAAACCATTTTTGGTTTTAACTGGATTAAGCCAGCCACGTTTATGGATGGCCAAGAGCACACCTGGCAGTTATTTGTTGGAGACAGCGAAGTAGAGGCTACCGATTACAATGTACCTCAGCAAAAAACCTGCGGTGAGCCGTCAACGCCAGACCCTTATGTTACCTACTATAAGCAGTCGACTGTCAACAGCATTGAAAAAGGCGGGGCTATTAAAACGGTTACGCTGATTGAGGTGCTCAGTGATAATTCCGAACGGCCTTATTCAGGTACAGAAATACCCTCCTGGAGCCTGGCAGATAGTCCGGCGGGTATTGTTTTTACGCCGAATGCCTCGACAAAATCCGTGGACATATCGGCTACGTCAGCCGCTGAGGTAGACAGCTTCAAACTGCAATGCTCGCTGACGCTTCCGCAAACGATTCAGGTACTATCAGTCGGCTGTACCCGACCTCCTTCAGGCCTGAACACCTATCAACTGAGCTGGCATTTTGTCCCGGATGGGGGCTACGCCCGGCTGTACACCACCCTTGATGATGCGTGTACGACAGCAGGGAAACGCTTCGATGGTACCGAACTGGGCAACCTTGATCCCTTCACCGTGCAGGCCGCAAACCTCAATATTGGCACGGAGGTATTCCTGGGAACGGGAACCAGTTGTGAGAAAGCTGGAGATAACATTTACTACGTGCTCGATAACACGGGTGGGAATACCGTGCTGAAAGCCATTCAGGTAGCCAATGGTGTGATTGTAGCCGTAAAAGATTCTACCTATAGCACATCCCAGCAGAATCATCCACCAACCATCCTCTCGATTATAGCCGATAAAACGGTTGTCGAGGGCGAAGCCTTCAGCTTCGATCTTGAGCCGGGTAGCCATTTTTCCGATCCTGATGGCGATATGTTGACCTATCACATGGGCTACTATACGAATATCTATCAGGATGCATTACCATCCTGGGCAAATTATTCGCTCAGTGGGGTATTCAGTGGTACGGCTCCCGTTGCGGGTGAGGCCAGAGACATCGTCTTCCGGCTAATGGCCTTTGATGGCGTACTCTCCAATCTGATTGATTTCGTGGTGCATGTTACACCTGTTTCAACACCAGTAGTCATTGATAGCCTGGTGCTATGGGCAAAAGAGGTAAATAGCAATAATGCCGCTTTGACTGATTTTGTTTTCCTCTATCGAGGTACGTTCCCGGAAGGAACCACCTTCGAGGACCAGTGGGACGAGTATTACTTAGAAAATAGCGAAACCCCTGAATTTACTCCGGGCACTAGTAATCCCAACACAATAGGCTTACCGGAAGGCTACCAGGATTACAATGTGTATATGGCCTATCCGGGCACAAATGCTACCAATACGATTGCAGCTCCTCATCACATCAGAATGCGTAAAACGGGCGAAACAGATCTTTTGCTCGACCTGACCTTTGATCCTGATGGCATGGCAGTCGGTGACATCTTAACCATCTATACCGCTCCGTAA